A single region of the Glycine max cultivar Williams 82 chromosome 20, Glycine_max_v4.0, whole genome shotgun sequence genome encodes:
- the LOC100809862 gene encoding uncharacterized protein LOC100809862 has protein sequence MASTSSSSCSLASQFLPPPRKLSVIPFHSTNCTHLSFPAVVTPRQQPLLLFSSTSTCLAAAAAAASNSNNIWNSNNNNKPASSKEKEVEVEVDEELPWIQEKALDLVEFTGSVTQAIPGPRVGPTSLPWILAIPLTYAGLTFVIAFVKTIRKFSSPKAKRRRQVSKNATLCKSLDDLFEKGRDQVKLDALKQIENKTGFDLEEILRKYIRYTLNEKPFNPDMVADLIHLRKASILNDSQVAEILNDISRRIVRDKGPIVMDKSGYTEKGFKRKIAVQALFGKVFYLSELPEFCSRDTSLVVKEIFGVTDEDADKLRIHTISEAGSLDALEKMVDSSNSEDASEDSFEAS, from the exons ATGGcttctacttcttcttcttcttgttctctTGCTTCTCAGTTTCTCCCTCCTCCTAGAAAGCTTTCTGTAATCCCTTTTCACTCAACGAACTGCACACATTTGTCATTCCCGGCTGTTGTGACTCCAAGACAACAACCACTGTTGTTGTTTTCTTCAACCTCAACTTGtttggcggcggcggcggcggcggcgtcAAACTCAAACAACATTTGGaattccaacaacaacaacaaaccaGCTTCGTCGAAAGAGAAGGAAGTGGAAGTGGAAGTGGATGAGGAGCTGCCATGGATTCAGGAAAAGGCTTTGGACCTGGTCGAGTTCACGGGCTCCGTTACCCAAGCCATTCCCGGGCCCAGAGTGGGTCCCACCTCCTTGCCTTGGATTCTCGCTATTCCTCTCACATATGCTGGCCTTACTTTCGTCATTGCCTTTGTCAAAACCATCAGGAAATTCTCTTCTCCCAAAGCAAAACGCCGCAGACAG GTCAGTAAAAATGCCACGCTATGCAAGTCGCTGGATGATTTATTTGAAAAAGGAAGAGATCAAGTTAAGCTTGATGCTCTCAAGCAAATTGAGAATAAG ACAGGTTTTGATTTGGAAGAAATATTGCGCAAGTATATCAGGTATACTCTGAATGAGAAACCATTCAATCCTGACATGGTAGCTGATTTAATTCATCTAAGGAAAGCTTCTATATTAAATGATTCACAAGTTGCTGAGATTCTGAATGATATTTCACGACGAATTGTGCGAGACAAAG gCCCTATTGTGATGGATAAATCAGGTTATACTGAAAAAggttttaagagaaaaatagcTGTTCAGGCCCTTTTTGGAAAGGTCTTCTATCTGTCCGAG CTGCCAGAGTTTTGTTCAAGAGATACCTCCTTAGTTGTCAAGGAAATCTTCGGAGTTACAGA TGAAGATGCTGACAAACTCAGAATCCACACAATCTCTGAAGCTGGCAGTCTAGATGCACTTGAGAAGATGGTTGATAGTTCAAATTCAGAGGATGCTAGCGAGGATTCATTCGAGGCCTCTTAA
- the LOC100809171 gene encoding probable protein arginine N-methyltransferase 6 isoform X3 translates to MQSCSIRVSLQAKLSLMLDAVQESFLYFVLRLVQNGCMQLMPVTLPCRWFQLVIFSCKQANEVVKANNLSDVVVVLHGRVEDVEINEEVDVIISEWMGYMLLYESMLGSVINARDRWLKPGGLILPSSSTLYMAPVTHTDRYSDSVDFWRNVYGIDMSAMVSLAKQCAFEEPSVETITGENVLTWPHVVKYIDSYSVTIQELESVTAKFKFNSMMRAPLHGFAFWFDVEFNGHAIPSTNYHSTTSFVDNHQMNGSQRKRRTNPNEALVLSTAPEDPPTHWQQTLIYFYDPIELEQDQLIEGLVTLSQSKENARFMNIHLEYTWSILCERVCYEMIFSCILALSFALALAQHSLIAAYIFSDFVSPGELR, encoded by the exons ATGCAATCATGCAGCATCAGAGTTTCATTGCAGGCAAA GTTGTCGTTGATGTTGGATGCGGTACAGGAATCCTTTCTATATTTTGTGCTCAGGCTGGTGCAAAACGG GTGTATGCAATTGATGCCAGTGACATTGCCCTGCAG GTGGTTTCAACTAGTTATTTTCTCTTGCAAGCAGGCAAATGAAGTTGTGAAAGCAAATAACTTGtctgatgttgttgttgtattgcaTGGGCGAGTTGAG GATGTTGAAATTAATGAAGAAGTGGATGTTATAATTTCCGAATGGATGGGCTATATGCTTCTGTATGAG agCATGCTTGGAAGTGTTATTAATGCTAGAGATCGTTGGCTCAAACCTGGTGGTCTTATTCTTCCTTCAAGTTCAACG TTGTACATGGCTCCTGTCACTCATACGGACAGATACAGTGACAGTGTTGACTTCTGGCGCAATGTTTATGGAATTGATA TGTCTGCCATGGTATCACTGGCTAAACAATGCGCATTTGAAGAACCTTCCGTGGAGACTATAACTGGTGAAAATGTCTTGACATGGCCACATGTG GTAAAATATATTGATAGTTATTCTGTTACCATCCAAGAGTTAGAATCTGTAACAGCCAAGTTTAAGTTCAATTCCATGATGCGAG CACCACTGCATGGTTTTGCATTTTGGTTTGACGTTGAATTTAATGGGCATGCAATACCATCAACCAATTATCATTCGACAACTTCATTTGTTGACAATCATCAGATGAATGGTAGTCAGAGAAAAAGGCGAACAAACCCAAATGAAGCACTGGTCTTGTCCACTGCACCTGAGGACCCTCCTACACATTGGCAGCAG ACATTGATATACTTTTACGATCCTATAGAGCTGGAACAAGATCAACTAATTGAAGGTTTGGTAACATTGTCACAGAGCAAAGAAAATGCTCGATTTATGAATATTCACCTTGAATATAC GTGGTCGATCTTATGTGAAAGAGTCTGTTATGAGATgatcttttcttgtattttGGCATTGTCTTTTGCATTAGCACTTGCACAACATTCTCTGATTGCAGCTTATATCTTTTCTGACTTCGTTTCTCCTGGAGAACTGAGGTAG